In Lycium ferocissimum isolate CSIRO_LF1 chromosome 7, AGI_CSIRO_Lferr_CH_V1, whole genome shotgun sequence, the sequence TGTGGTAAATAGATGTATAGTATTGATCTAGTTGCTTAACCTACTTATTTGTGAATtgttttactgatatgtgtttctaaccattgtcggtcTATGATACTAACTTGATACGCgttgattgtactgatactgctCTTGCTACATCCCCTTGGGTTGTAgagtgtttcaggtgattgattgtGATACGTTGGGAGATGCATGGTACCTATCTTGAAGATCTCCTCCCACTTCACTCCGAGATGGAGGATTAGTCTTAGAGTTGTATTCCATTATGAAATTTAcattagttgctcttgtacttgtctAGACCTGGTCGTGAGATTTGGAAAGAGTCATGTAATCATTGACTGTTGTAATGTTTTTCAGATCTTGAGTCTATTTAGAAATTGATTTCcgttattaattatatattcattGGATTAAATGAATTGTCTTTAATTGATTGATGTGTTATAtaattgagggttcgcctaccgaggagggaaaggtaggtgcccgcgcaaTCCTAAATTTGGTCGTGACATAGAGATATGATCAAATTGGTGCAATCGTTTTTCTGTAGGCATGAACTTCCAAGGTATGTTACTTGTACTAATCTAGTACTACtcccaaagaaaaataaaatcacaCATTTTTTGATATGAGACCAATTAGTTTGAGTAACTTTACTAGTAAAGTGTTTTCCAGAGATTATTTCACCTCAGCAATCAGTTTTGTTAAAGGCAGAAGTATTGTTGGAAATATCTTATTGGTTCAGGAAATAGTACATGATATTTGGATTAGAGGAAAGCCTGCCAATGTTGTCATTAAACTTGACATGGCTAAGGCTTATGATAGAGTATCATGGATTTTTCTGACTAAAGTCTTTGAGGAGAATGTGTTTTGGGGAATTCATTATTGATCGAGTGTATAGGATCATCTCTAATAATTGGTACTCTATCTTGATCAATGGGCAACCACATGGATTTTTCAAATCAACAAGGGGGGTAAAACATACAGATCCATTTTCTTTTACCTTGTTTGTATTGGCTGCTGAGTGTTTGTCTAGGGCATTGAATGATTTGCATACTAAGGATGAATATAAAGAGTATGGAATGTCAAAATTGAGTCCATATGTCAACCACTTGGCACATGCAGATGATACTATTATTTTAACCTCTGCTGATGAACAGTCCATGAGATTGGTAATGCAAACACTGACAGAGTATGAGGAGGTGAGTGGCTAGAGGATCAATAAACAGAAAAGTGCAGTGTACATACATTACTTGACCTCACAAAGTATCAAGGAGAGGGTGTACAATGTCACACAGATTCCAGAGAAGGATTTCCGTTTAACTTACTTGGGGGTACCAATTTACTATGGGAGGAGGTTGAATATTCACTATAAGGAGTTGGTTGAAAAGATTCAAAATAGACTTAGCTCTTGGACTGAAAAATTTCTATCTATTGGGGGAAGGACAAAACTGATCAAGCATGTTCTACAGAGTATGCCCATACATCTACTTTCAGCATGTGATCCACCTAATGGAGTTCTTGAACAGATACACAGGCTGTTTGCAAAGTTCTTTTGGAACAATTCAATTGGGAATTCTAGAAAGCATTGGGCAAACATGGACAACATTACGTCATCCACAAGAAGAAGGAGGAATGGGATTCAGAAGCTTACGAGATATATCTAAAGCCCCTTTTGCAAAGTTGTGGTGGAATATGAGGACCAAGCAGTCCCTTTAGAGgaattatgagtaacaagtATCTGAAGAAGTTTCATGCAGAGATAGCTCTTATCAAGTCAGGTACATATGTGTGGAGGAAAATGCTCAAGCATAGAGATGACATAGAGCATGAAATATGGTGGAAGATTCAACAAGGCAATTCCTATTTCTGGTTTGATAACTAGACAGGATTAGGAGCATTATATCATATTACTCCATCAGATTTTATATGTAACTCAACTATCATTCTTGTAAAAGAAATGGTGGAGGAAGGATAGTGGAATGAAGAGTTATTGAGAGAAATTTTGCCTGAAGACTTGGCAGATCATATAATGCAGAACATTCAACCACCAGAGGAGAGCATGCAAGCAGATAAGGCTTTCTAGAAAGTGGATTCAAGAGGTAAATTTTCTGCAGGTTCAGCTTTCCAATTGCTTAGACAAAGGAAGGAATATAGTATCCTTTATAAGAAAATGTGGATAAAAGGATTGCCAATAAAGATATCTTTCTTTATGTGGAAGTTTTGCCAATTCAAATTGCCTTTAGATGATAAACTAAAGAAATAGGGTCATCAATTCCCTTCCAGATGCTATTGTTGTCAACATCCAAAAGTGGAAGACATTTCCCATGTTTTTTTACATTCCCCAACTGCTCAAgctatttgaaaatatttttgtggccTAGTGGGGATAAATATTGAGAATCTTCAAGTTATTCAGATAATTAATAGGTGGTGGAATTTTCTAGGAAAAGCACACATTTAATGTGTTTATCAAGTTGTCCTTGCTATTATTATTTGGGAATTGTGGAAAAGGAGAAATACTATGAGACATGAAGGAAAAGTGCCAATTATGAAACTCATGTACCAGGTGATGCATACTCTGATCCAATTCATGAAATTGAGGAGTAAACCTTTAAGTATGAACCTGATAGATGGACTGTTGTGATAGAGGCTTTATAGAAGCACAATCGAAGGTTAAAGTGACTCAAGTTTTATGGAAAATGCCTGAAAATGGATGGATCAAGATAAATATTGATAGGACTTCTAGGGGTAATCCCACGAGAAGTTCATGGGAAATCTGTATAAGGAATGAATATGGGGATGTCATTCAAGCTCAAGCTAAAGAAATGGAGGATCCTCAGAGCACTACCACAGAGGCAGAGGCACTAGCAATTCTACAGGCACTCAGATTTGTGAGAGCTAATCCGATGGATCAGATCAGGATTGAAACTGATTCATTATTGGTGAAAAACATAATTCAGAGGACGTGGGAAGTTCCATGGAAGGTTGtcagcatggtggaagaaatatggaagattatggaagagAAGATGGTAGTGGTTGAGTACATTTATATGGAACGAAATGTTACACCTAAAAAAATTTTGTGTCGTTTGCGTTGtgagtaaaataacgtaagctcagagaggtcatggaacccttataaggttaagtaatactcttaacaagttctaagcaagtgtctaaaggttctgaaatcaagcaaatcgaagaaaataagtttttcgaaaatttggaaaaatttgccAGAATtgtggacagaaattttgggtcaactttagagaggtatatctcctagaatacaatgagttatggaatgcataacctatgtaaattaaagttcagcgagtcttctttccaatgcaactgacataTCACAAATCTGAGACGTACAGTAAAAGATGCAGCCCGTACAAAATTGTACGATTTCACTTGTAATTCGATGGTTGCACATTGATGAACCGTCAACATGTTAACAGTCCGTCAAAGCTGCAGTCGAATTAAGGCGGTGGAGAATTGTTGTTTTGATTATAAATAAGAGGGGAACCACCTTGGTTCATTTTATCACCAAAATTAGATCTTCTAGACCCTTCCAACTCTCTCTTAACCATCCTAAACCTTCCATAAACATCCTAAGTTATTTCAAGTGAAGATCAAGCTTTGAAATCCTTAACTAGTTCATGGAAGGAGCTTGTTTctaattgaagttgtggtgtATAAACTTAGAGTGAATTGTGTGAggggtgaagttcttcaagttatatgatatgttcttcatctttacTTTGATATTAAGttgtttttggaggattttaatggtttaaagtaaaggaaaatATGGCATAAAGGTTGTAggtggatatgttgatgttgttggcctatggactgattttcgaaGGCAGATTTGGACGGATTTGTTtatgtttgtcatgtagtatcttgattatgttattgttgatgttgttattgatatttgatagttgttttggaatttggagaaagtagataatataggggaaatgctatcCAATTTTCGTTGGCTTATTTATTAGTCTAGTTTGACTTTATGAGAGTTTCAATGGCTTGACCCTGGTAagaattatcttgaatgtagatttacaagttcgaaaggataagcattaagtagttaaggagacgacaaggtgtgttaaggctaactctttctttcttaaggcatgattcctttgtcgTGAACCTACACACGATTTCCATAATATCCAtattcctaaaaatgctagaagctcatgatACTCAAGGtccttatgatattgttgataaatgttcttcatgatgatgatgattccatttctagagataccaaagcttatagttcttgatgttcttatgatattattgaacttgttccatgattattgcTTTTATTCATAgatgttgatctcaccttatggcagttgttcttccaaggtgcgatatagcgatgataatgattccataatgacaaTTGGAGGTTTAccgtgttacaccccgtatcttcgaagaaacacttatcaaatttgaaacataagtacgttgaatTCCGTAGGCATCAATCGCTTAATTGTGAACACTGGAGTGATATGCgcctattttatggttataagggtttatgATCATGTCTgagaagtattggaaggataTCTTTTGGAACATGACGAGTTTTGAGACAAACCAAAAGCCcagagtgaagttcatgaagtccagtgtccaacacaacaaaccgctcctcaataggacattggGGTAAaaagatatggacgttacaagttaggatggcaggccaggaaaatagcctgcgcgaacgcgccagggagtggcgcgaacgcgcaggagGCCAGGGGCCAACTCAGAGCGAACATGCCACCacggggcgcgaacgcgctgagcaaattttagGCTCGGgtcagggatgaagattatatgatctgagtataagaatatatatatatatatatatatatatatatatgacatttggagagcgtatggtgtaaattagttcatacgttacttgatgaaaagccctcgtaatcgtaagctaaggtggggcccacatgtcgaggttttataaaggacatatgaaaaattataagagtagtacatgggaagttgagcaagtcttaagaaggacccttaagccaaatgtgggcgtaagccctccaaaaggatgatttaaggatatcttttcggatgatctgaacTGAGGAGGCCAAAACGACATTATAAGTttcgaatttggaaacacaccaaaaataaaagttgtagataattgaaatatctttccaaccataggtcgtgggacctcacacgatatcggtatcaagagttatgacctttttacagAATGAACGTGCAGGCAAAAAAATAAGCCTGCGCGATCGCGCCAGGAAGcggcgcgatcgcgctgaacaCTTTTTAAGTCGGTGCAGGTAGattctaaaattttatataaggggGATTATCCCCTTATTTtcagaccaaacacccctaaattttctccaaaaatctggAGACTTCTCTCCAACTCCCAACACCAACTTTTAAGCCCAACTCAAGTATAATCCCCAAATTctggtccagacagcgtatagttgcgatgaTAAATCATACAGTGACAAGTCTTGGCTCAAGTTCAAGGAGGAAAGTCAAGATATTGCAATATTAgagggagtaaggtatgaatctctccttatcaATATTAGTttcggtttatttacggaggaaaaACTATTAGACAGTCATATAATAAGTTTGTTAGCTGAGAAAGTTGGAAAACATTGTGTGGTATGTTTTATGGAACATAATCGTATTGGTAATGatgtggttggtgttgttgttggttctttgaattatgatttcgggctagggatataaacaggggagatgctgccgaaatttcggcatatTCTAGAATGAGttaatttaaaggcttaagGTAAGCACTTGATAACGAGCCtaacgatagtatgaattcccttgattgtagaattgcgagttcgagaagtagaagttgagcgaatagataagcttcaaggtatgtaaagctatcccttttttctttttggcatgaattacataaaatgagcgAACAATGAACATACATGATTCCAATGAGTCCtggttctcagtggtacttgacatgatggCTGCCTTTGATTCTCAAGCATTGGTTCATTCTATCTATTCtcttgagtctcagatgatgattcaGTTTGTATATAATTGCTCTTAATGTTCTACTCGTGCACATtgttattacatcatttcactgagtccctagagggccaggtacgtattcgtgcacattgtTATTGCATcacttcactgagtccctcactagagggtcgggtacgtattcgtgcacattgtcattgcattgttcaccgagtccctcactatagGGTtgggtatgtatattatatatttcaccgagtcccatactaggccgggtacgctatatatttcaccgagtcccataatgggccgggtacgctatatatttcaccgagtcccataatgggccgggtacgctatatatttcaccgagtcccataatgggtcgggtacgctatatatttcaccgagtcccataatgggtcgggtacggtatatatatctatgacttcattcaccgagtcccataatgggcctggtccggtatattatatatatatatatatatatatatatatatatatatatatatatatatatatatatatatatatatatatatatatatatatatatacatgactccTCTCATAAGTTACAGATACTTTGgtattccttgattatcatacttgtctcctgtcatcttttactcagtcatgatcttctttattgtacttcatgctttacatactcagtacattttttgtactgaccccctttcttcgggaaatTTGCGTTTCGTAGGTCTGGATACTCGGTTGGGTGATCTTCGGCTTAGGACTTCGGCTCGTTTGCTTGGAGAGCTCTATTGTTCTGGAGCTTGAGTCATtgtggtacagatccttttgacataggctttgttatactcttagaggtctgtagacatgtgtgggttgtgtatatatggtttggtcaactatacagatgtagttcattttggatattcccgcgtatagtggcagccttgtcggcttgcatattttgttatgtttggttagcGCGTGACTCCTCGGGAGACGGGGTTCGTTAcgatatatggcattatgagtctACAGCGTACTTTTACAGatttccacattgtccttagtatcagtctgattatatctaacaggttcgtatacgagtgtccaactcgggcgctagtcatggcccatcggtttgggtagTTACAgaatgaccttacgtcactctgatagatttatagcttttattgggctctcatgcatgctttatatatatgtatgtattttctcacaccgcgcgctatagttggccgggcaggcacgtagatgtgcacaccactgcaatgggcaggttatgatgttaccccagACACGGGATGATTTGATACACGTTTCGCAGCACTAAAATTTATGGATCGAGCTGcatgttccgcagcactaacaattatattatatatgtatgaaaatgtttttttttaaaaaaaaaaaaaactaagtatGCATGACATCCACCTTAAGAGGCTTTAGAGGTACAGGTTGATCtttcttatcttatgttatccttATATtgtcattatgttgttattcatgccttacatactcagtacattattcgtactgacttccttttgtttggggacactgtgttcatacccgcaggtagaAAGAGAGATGGTTTAGACTCGCAATTTTGCCTTACTCGGCGGATGTACGAAGAGCACTCACATTGCAGGTTGCAGTCCAGTTGGTATGATCCTTCTGTATACAGATAGGTAATGCAAGGTCCTGTCTTGTCCTTATTATGCTATGCACTCCAGTAGAGACCCGTAGACCGATATGCATAGTTAGATGTCCTATGGTCATTTCGGTTTATATCCCTATCGTATCATTACTATGGATAGCTTTGTCAGCATATGTACTTGGGATTAGCatgatgacatatatatattatcttttgGGCTAGTGCCCCATAcagttatgatatttatgagttagcatgatggcccactcaggtatggaTATAAGATGCATGTACAtgttgtggtgctcggtaggttagctccgggtgctcgtcatggccctccggttaggtTGTGagagaagtggtatcagagcagttctgtcctagaattgtctacgagccgtgtccagtagagtcgtgtttatgggtgtgaagtgtgccacacttataaataggaggctgcagggcatttaggatggtttcCCTTCTTTATATTCtagatcatgccatagagcTGAGTCATAGGGTGTAAATTTTCACCCCTGGTTTCTGTTGTTTCTTGTTTGGCGATGACTTCTTCAGAAAGAATTACGGACGATTCGTGGATTGTGATGATGATAGGGGAGGATTAAGTTATTCTTTAGAGGAGGACCCAAGTGAGGATGTACCCTCTATTGAGACAGACCCATCTGAGATTATATCTTCTATGGAAATAGACCCCTCGGAGATTTAGGATGAATCAGCGCTACAGGTACCATCGGCTTTGATAAGAGCAGAGGAGCCAGGAAAAACTCCGATGTTGCCAGTTTCACCCTTGACCATAGCTGGACAAAGAAGGGAAAGGCCAATGCTTGGAGTTGAACCTTAAGCTTCAGATTATGGTAGACCAGCAGAGAGTATTGGACCTTCTGAGAAACAGAGGAGTTTGTAGCCTGAGGACCCTAGTAATCAAGACTTGATGACATCTTCAGAGTAAGGTTCAAATGAAGGTGGTGGTTAGACCCAACAGGTTAGGATAGTTAGTACTATTGTAAAAGTTTCAGGTGGTGGAAAACGGTCGATAGAGAGGCAGCAGGAAGAAGAATTTCCCAACCCATATTTGAGCGATTCGTACCAGATCAGGGTTCTAGAGTAGGGCTATGGGAAGTCCCACATCCGTCAGAGTTTCAGGACTAGAGCAGCTAATGATGGAAGGGATATTTGTCGCTTTGATAATATGTTAAAATTAAGCaagtatgattttgatatgttttatgttatgcaaCAACGGCAAGTCATAATGCCTCAAATGATTATAttaggaaaggaaagaaaagtaaTATTAAAAAGGAACCTAGAGTGGAATTTGTGGTTAGACAATGAGTTAAAGTTGTGAGTATGTTGATTGAACGGTGGAAAAAGATATATTGTGGTAATAAGGCAATAGTATAGTAAGGCAGGAAAGGTATGTGTGGAGAAACACAGTTCGATAAAGAGATTATGTTTACAGAATTACTAATAATAGGTTTCAAGAGGAATCCgtaaggtatgaatttcttgCAAGTAAGGGGAGATAGTACAGTATGAGGGGACGAGTGATGACGCTAGGTATACTCAGTGTTGTATTAATGTTTATACACTCTTAAGGGTGGTAtcgatatatattatatacaattTTGTTAAGATAACTTTTGAAGTACTACTGGTGGGACTTAAAAAGAAGAGGAGTTGAGAGGATTTTCTGCCAGAAGATAGTAAAAGGTTGTGTTATATTTTGAGTGGCCAGTAACCTTTATTAATGAGACATCGGTATGATTAGAGAGGAGCTGTAACTGTCCCTCGAGGTAAGACATGAAAAGGATATGTATGTGTTAAAAATGACCCTTGAGTATAAATATGCCAATGATTTATGAGTAGAAAGGGAGTAAAACAGAAATTATGGAAACGGAAAAGAGTATCAATTATAAGGATGATGATGCTTAAATGTCTAAACGGGATTGGATACGGAGTACAAGATTCAagtt encodes:
- the LOC132062380 gene encoding uncharacterized protein LOC132062380 — encoded protein: MDCCDRGFIEAQSKVKVTQVLWKMPENGWIKINIDRTSRGNPTRSSWEICIRNEYGDVIQAQAKEMEDPQSTTTEAEALAILQALRFVRANPMDQIRIETDSLLVKNIIQRTWEVPWKVVSMVEEIWKIMEEKMVVVEYIYMERNVTPKKILCRLRCE